A section of the Bifidobacterium sp. ESL0728 genome encodes:
- a CDS encoding type 1 glutamine amidotransferase domain-containing protein translates to MAASVKDAKVLIIVRNWGIEETEMTRPLHDLRAAGASVTLAAAELAPIETVRHDRYVGEVVEPDAVYSEVSASDFDMLVVPGGTCNVDRLRVDPAAQKLARDFAAAGKPVASICHGAWLLVNSDLLKGKTLTACRYIAADIKNAGGKYVDEEVHVDNANGWKLITSRKPADLDAFVGAIKEVLGE, encoded by the coding sequence ATGGCCGCATCGGTTAAGGACGCGAAAGTACTGATTATCGTACGCAATTGGGGGATTGAAGAGACCGAGATGACGCGACCGTTGCACGATTTGCGAGCTGCAGGGGCTTCCGTGACGTTGGCGGCGGCAGAATTGGCTCCTATCGAAACCGTGCGGCACGACCGGTATGTCGGCGAAGTCGTGGAGCCGGATGCCGTCTATTCCGAGGTCTCTGCCTCCGATTTCGACATGCTTGTTGTGCCCGGTGGCACCTGCAACGTCGACCGACTGCGTGTCGACCCGGCGGCGCAAAAGCTTGCTCGTGACTTCGCCGCCGCGGGCAAGCCGGTCGCCTCGATCTGCCACGGCGCCTGGCTTTTGGTCAACTCCGACCTGCTCAAAGGCAAGACGCTGACCGCCTGCCGCTACATCGCCGCGGACATCAAGAACGCTGGCGGCAAATACGTCGACGAGGAGGTTCATGTCGACAATGCCAATGGATGGAAACTCATCACTTCCCGTAAGCCCGCCGATTTGGATGCGTTCGTCGGCGCCATCAAGGAAGTGCTCGGGGAGTAA
- a CDS encoding MFS transporter, whose amino-acid sequence MTSQTATKTTAATQSQPPSEKIPGKVFGAIIAAGLLSLSGVTVETAMNVTFPTLMKEFSISTETVQWVTTANLLTIAIVVPLSAMLKARFRTKSLFIVANLSFLAGLIIEIFTPNFPLLVTGRVIQGIGAGIALPLMFNIILETVPPQRIGLMMGFGTLLTAIAPAIGPTFGGVVVSYTSWRVIFACLLPVVLISLILGIACIQQKSKIRDVNFDILSIALIAITFAGLIFGFSSMTTKPILSIQVAGTIVIGIIALVLFCMRQLKIESPIIDIRTLKNLRFSGFVIAFFLLQAISLGLAFILPNYLQLTDHSSPLIAGLTLLPGAALGAVLALLGGRVYDAVGPKPPLIFGGACAIIAMVCFFMFGHHLSSGAAAGFYLLYMLGIGLSSGNIMTTGLSHLNNHEQSMGNAIFNTAQQFAGAVGTSIASAILAAGQAGATNMATGTAIGATMTFGVLLVALVIEFVDILRSLF is encoded by the coding sequence ATGACCTCGCAAACAGCAACAAAAACCACGGCTGCTACGCAATCGCAGCCGCCATCCGAGAAAATCCCGGGCAAAGTCTTCGGCGCCATCATCGCGGCCGGCCTGCTCTCACTGAGCGGCGTGACCGTGGAAACCGCCATGAACGTCACCTTCCCGACGCTGATGAAGGAATTCAGTATCAGCACCGAAACCGTGCAGTGGGTGACGACGGCCAACCTGCTCACCATCGCCATCGTCGTGCCGCTAAGCGCGATGCTCAAAGCGCGTTTCCGCACCAAGTCGCTCTTCATCGTGGCCAATCTTTCGTTCCTGGCTGGCCTCATCATTGAGATTTTCACGCCGAACTTCCCATTGCTCGTGACCGGCCGCGTCATTCAGGGCATCGGCGCCGGCATCGCACTGCCGCTGATGTTCAACATCATTCTGGAAACCGTTCCGCCACAGCGCATCGGCCTGATGATGGGCTTCGGCACACTGCTCACCGCCATCGCCCCGGCCATCGGCCCCACCTTCGGCGGTGTCGTTGTCTCGTACACGAGCTGGCGTGTCATCTTCGCCTGTCTGCTGCCCGTCGTGCTCATTTCGCTGATCCTCGGCATCGCGTGCATCCAGCAGAAGAGCAAGATCCGCGACGTCAACTTCGACATCCTGAGCATCGCCCTTATCGCCATCACGTTCGCCGGCCTCATCTTTGGCTTCAGCTCCATGACCACCAAGCCGATTTTGAGCATCCAGGTCGCCGGCACCATCGTCATCGGCATCATCGCGCTCGTTCTGTTCTGCATGCGTCAGCTGAAGATCGAATCCCCGATCATCGACATCCGCACCTTGAAGAACCTCCGCTTCTCCGGCTTTGTCATCGCGTTCTTCCTGCTGCAGGCCATTTCGCTTGGTCTCGCGTTTATCCTGCCGAATTACCTGCAACTCACCGATCACTCCTCGCCGTTGATCGCCGGCCTTACCTTGCTGCCGGGTGCCGCGTTGGGTGCCGTCCTCGCGCTGCTCGGCGGACGTGTCTATGACGCCGTCGGCCCGAAGCCGCCGCTGATCTTCGGCGGAGCCTGCGCCATCATCGCGATGGTCTGCTTCTTCATGTTCGGCCACCATCTTTCCAGCGGCGCCGCGGCCGGATTCTACCTGCTCTACATGCTCGGCATCGGCCTGAGCTCCGGCAACATCATGACCACCGGCCTTTCGCACCTGAACAACCACGAGCAGAGCATGGGCAACGCCATCTTCAACACGGCCCAGCAGTTCGCAGGAGCCGTCGGCACTTCCATCGCCTCCGCAATTCTCGCTGCCGGCCAGGCTGGTGCCACCAACATGGCCACCGGCACGGCTATCGGTGCGACGATGACCTTCGGCGTGCTGTTGGTCGCCCTCGTCATCGAGTTCGTCGATATCCTCCGTTCGCTGTTCTAA
- a CDS encoding MarR family winged helix-turn-helix transcriptional regulator encodes MTDTPDGRPENYGRLLQQSSSAMSQQLGRFAARYGLTEVQMSVINFMSSQPGGEVAQHAIEEEFHIQRSTVTVTLQRMEARGLLTREQAADDARCKKVKLTPRARQSVEAIHGYIDNEQREFERRFSSTQIADFKEMLAFFARARDDEPISPTAQTGASSSAATFKRDDDPGIEQQPPR; translated from the coding sequence ATGACCGATACGCCGGATGGGCGGCCGGAGAACTACGGGCGCCTGCTGCAACAGTCCTCGAGCGCGATGTCACAGCAGCTCGGGCGGTTCGCGGCACGCTACGGGCTCACCGAGGTGCAGATGTCCGTCATCAACTTCATGAGCTCGCAACCTGGCGGCGAAGTGGCGCAGCATGCCATCGAAGAGGAGTTCCATATCCAACGCTCCACCGTCACCGTGACCCTGCAACGCATGGAAGCCCGCGGCCTGCTTACGCGAGAACAAGCTGCCGATGACGCTCGATGCAAGAAAGTGAAACTCACCCCACGCGCCAGGCAAAGCGTCGAGGCCATCCATGGCTATATCGACAACGAGCAGCGCGAGTTCGAGCGTCGTTTCTCCTCCACGCAGATCGCCGACTTCAAGGAGATGCTGGCGTTCTTCGCCCGCGCCCGCGACGACGAACCAATATCACCGACGGCACAGACCGGAGCCTCATCGTCCGCCGCAACTTTCAAACGCGATGACGACCCAGGGATCGAACAGCAACCGCCGCGATAA
- a CDS encoding MATE family efflux transporter, translating into MTKTPVTNGNDRTDPLDGTEQAADKTTTENRTKGNATTYWQSADNSQAFEQSADTTQTYDRAERKRINRQILALAIPTFGQLIADPLFVLIDTAIVGHIGDTALAGLSIGSTVLLTVAGLCNFLAYGTTSRVGQLMGAGRKHEGLETGVDGLWLALIIGVVISAAFFVGARPLCSLMGARDEVLDNATIYLQAVIFGLPGMLLVYAANGIFRGLKKVRITLVAAVLGAALNTALDFLFVFGLGLGIMGSGLATLIAQWFMGIYLVIPSLKWSHEAGASLAPRISGITATAADGLPLFIRTLALRICLVATVVLATHMGTQVLAAYQAVNSSWNFVLNILDAIGISGQALVATEIGAKRYGRAREMTRISAKAGLYGGIGIGIALIALGFAAAPLFSPNTAIQHLIVIGMIVVALFLPLAGWMWALDGILIGAGDYKYLAVTCSIVTIIYLPLVLVLNFIDGAYNPSATVRMVLLWAVFNIVFIGGRSIFNGLRARGDKWLKK; encoded by the coding sequence GTGACCAAAACGCCAGTGACAAATGGAAACGATCGAACCGACCCGCTTGACGGGACCGAGCAAGCAGCAGACAAGACGACCACCGAAAACCGGACTAAAGGCAACGCAACGACTTACTGGCAATCGGCTGACAACTCACAAGCGTTCGAACAATCCGCAGACACCACACAAACCTACGACCGAGCCGAACGCAAGCGTATCAACCGGCAGATACTCGCGCTGGCGATTCCCACCTTTGGCCAGCTGATCGCCGATCCGCTTTTCGTGCTCATCGACACGGCCATTGTCGGGCACATCGGTGACACCGCGCTGGCCGGGCTTTCCATCGGTTCCACCGTGCTGCTCACCGTCGCCGGGCTCTGCAACTTCCTCGCCTACGGCACCACCTCGCGCGTGGGGCAACTGATGGGAGCCGGACGCAAACACGAAGGACTGGAGACCGGGGTCGATGGGCTTTGGCTGGCGCTCATCATCGGCGTTGTTATTTCGGCGGCGTTTTTCGTTGGAGCCCGACCGTTGTGTTCGTTGATGGGGGCGCGCGACGAGGTGCTCGACAACGCGACCATTTACTTGCAGGCCGTCATTTTCGGACTTCCGGGAATGCTGCTGGTCTACGCAGCCAACGGCATCTTCCGCGGGCTCAAGAAAGTGCGCATCACGCTTGTTGCCGCGGTTCTGGGCGCGGCACTCAATACCGCACTTGACTTCCTTTTCGTTTTCGGGCTTGGCCTCGGCATCATGGGCTCCGGGCTTGCCACGCTGATCGCGCAATGGTTTATGGGCATTTACTTGGTCATTCCTTCGTTGAAGTGGTCGCACGAGGCCGGCGCTTCGCTTGCTCCGCGGATTTCGGGCATCACTGCCACGGCAGCTGACGGGTTGCCGCTGTTCATCCGCACACTCGCCCTGCGCATCTGCCTGGTGGCCACCGTCGTGCTCGCCACGCACATGGGCACGCAGGTGCTCGCCGCCTATCAGGCCGTCAATTCCAGCTGGAACTTCGTGCTGAACATCCTCGATGCCATCGGCATTTCCGGTCAGGCGCTGGTCGCCACGGAAATCGGAGCGAAACGTTACGGCCGTGCCCGCGAGATGACACGTATTTCCGCGAAAGCCGGACTTTACGGCGGTATCGGCATCGGTATTGCACTTATCGCACTCGGTTTCGCCGCCGCTCCCCTGTTCAGCCCAAACACAGCCATCCAGCACCTCATCGTCATCGGTATGATTGTCGTCGCGCTCTTCCTGCCGCTTGCGGGATGGATGTGGGCGCTTGATGGCATCCTCATCGGCGCCGGCGACTACAAATACCTCGCCGTCACCTGCTCGATCGTCACCATTATTTATCTGCCGCTGGTCCTCGTGCTCAACTTCATCGACGGCGCCTACAATCCCAGCGCCACCGTCCGCATGGTCCTGCTCTGGGCCGTCTTCAACATCGTCTTCATCGGCGGCCGATCGATTTTCAACGGCCTTCGCGCCCGCGGCGACAAGTGGTTGAAGAAGTAG
- a CDS encoding BspA family leucine-rich repeat surface protein yields MRKDIKTALGFAVAAAMLMAPVLANADDSDGTQPQKDEISQAAMPAQTNQNQKLPTQTAATPGQKTQKPQSQNQSTAKKSTSTIASASTASKPATTSAKPAPSVGPQNESPCSDSGATQGNLAGGSWELSTASGTCTLTINAESGQEVQIPNDFFRNMYTTGHSMYTDVDFAGKTQLPADSSNLFNGIHGLKHLHHTDNVDASRVTNMSQMFNDSDFGELDLSGWDVSNVTQADAFSNLHSCRSLNLGGWKLNSLQSTSGLVNAGDSLETLILDDISAPQLTSLGSLITDAPNLKTVNMRNFSAASATDIRHLFDSPRQSLEKIDMSHATFPNATNLMGLFSERPKLTTLDISYFSAPKAMDMSYLFENLYALKNLNIFKLDTKNVTNMSHMFDNCTSLTSVDLSSWDTESVQEMSAMFRQCQHVASIDLSNWDTRNVTMMDRLFTGDDKLAVVDLSTFTTTNNTYMNNLFEGDTAIKQISIGPHTQLSGWQPALFASFNEPYTGKWVKVYQPGSPLTAEKAAQTYDWSDIQNESTTNTAQAAGTYVWQENRTLTLQPGTPLPAGTHIGDTAAKQYQLIGGHATSIHIDGQSAPQDASTLTMTLPDSPYKLLDADESNAKGYTFKWNTAADGSGTAYDAADVFDLANGNVTLYATWKVTPKPQPKPQPSKPAKPAKKPNKPTQKPSKPVQKPSKPTQKPSKPVQKPSKPASPSATAAHSQTRPENKPNKPYNHKAHAASSKTGVMVITPSVSGPGAPAAQAHSPAQTTGSARRTTATSNPRGIFGLTVAGPQLQMPNDRSLGNGNNASKNASPKKRIPEGCEPIAYLQGSASPVIYRCDTQDTAASSAVAQSDSTGAVAIWLYVLLIAIAIGAMVYTYERRNSMTISSQHRAY; encoded by the coding sequence ATGCGCAAGGACATAAAGACTGCGCTTGGCTTCGCCGTAGCTGCTGCGATGCTGATGGCACCGGTACTAGCCAACGCCGATGACTCTGACGGGACGCAACCGCAAAAGGACGAGATATCACAGGCAGCAATGCCAGCACAAACGAATCAGAATCAAAAGCTTCCGACACAAACGGCAGCGACGCCAGGCCAAAAAACACAGAAGCCACAATCACAAAATCAAAGCACCGCAAAGAAATCAACCTCAACAATAGCGAGCGCTTCTACTGCATCGAAACCGGCAACAACATCAGCCAAGCCGGCGCCGAGCGTCGGCCCACAGAACGAATCCCCCTGCAGCGACAGTGGCGCGACACAAGGCAATCTGGCAGGCGGCAGCTGGGAGCTTTCAACAGCGAGCGGAACCTGCACCCTCACCATCAACGCCGAATCCGGCCAAGAGGTGCAGATACCCAACGACTTCTTCAGGAACATGTACACTACCGGCCATTCCATGTACACGGACGTTGACTTTGCCGGCAAGACGCAGCTGCCCGCAGACAGCAGCAATCTGTTCAACGGCATCCACGGCCTTAAGCACCTGCATCACACCGATAACGTGGACGCGAGCCGTGTCACCAATATGTCTCAGATGTTCAATGACAGCGATTTCGGAGAGCTCGATCTGAGCGGCTGGGACGTCAGCAACGTCACTCAAGCGGACGCATTCAGTAACCTGCACAGCTGCAGGAGTCTGAACCTGGGTGGATGGAAGCTGAATAGCCTTCAATCCACGTCTGGACTGGTAAACGCCGGAGATTCCCTGGAAACATTGATCCTCGACGATATTTCCGCGCCTCAGCTCACCAGTCTCGGGTCTCTGATTACCGATGCGCCCAATCTGAAGACTGTCAACATGCGCAACTTCAGCGCGGCAAGTGCCACAGATATACGGCACCTGTTCGATTCACCGCGTCAGAGCCTTGAGAAAATCGACATGAGCCATGCCACTTTCCCCAATGCCACGAACCTGATGGGCCTGTTTTCCGAAAGGCCCAAGCTCACCACGCTCGATATCAGTTACTTCAGCGCACCGAAGGCCATGGACATGAGCTACCTGTTCGAAAACCTGTATGCCCTGAAGAATCTCAACATCTTCAAACTCGACACCAAGAATGTCACGAACATGTCGCACATGTTTGACAATTGCACCAGCCTGACCAGCGTTGATCTGAGCAGTTGGGACACCGAATCGGTCCAAGAGATGAGCGCAATGTTCCGCCAATGCCAGCATGTGGCCTCCATCGATTTGAGCAATTGGGACACCAGAAACGTGACTATGATGGATAGGCTGTTCACCGGCGACGACAAGCTCGCCGTCGTCGACCTCAGCACGTTCACCACCACCAACAACACCTATATGAACAATCTGTTCGAAGGCGACACCGCCATCAAGCAGATATCCATCGGTCCCCACACCCAACTGAGTGGCTGGCAACCTGCACTGTTCGCTTCGTTCAACGAACCGTACACGGGCAAGTGGGTGAAGGTCTATCAGCCAGGTAGCCCTTTGACCGCCGAAAAGGCGGCCCAGACCTATGACTGGAGCGATATCCAAAACGAAAGCACAACCAATACCGCCCAAGCCGCCGGGACATACGTCTGGCAGGAAAATCGCACGCTGACACTCCAGCCCGGAACGCCGCTGCCAGCCGGTACCCATATCGGCGACACGGCTGCCAAGCAATACCAACTCATCGGAGGCCATGCCACAAGTATTCATATCGACGGCCAGTCTGCTCCGCAGGATGCCAGCACCTTGACCATGACTCTGCCGGATAGCCCGTACAAGCTTCTGGATGCCGACGAATCCAACGCCAAGGGCTACACGTTCAAGTGGAACACCGCGGCAGACGGCAGTGGCACCGCGTACGATGCGGCGGACGTTTTCGATCTCGCCAACGGCAATGTCACGCTCTACGCAACATGGAAAGTTACGCCGAAGCCGCAGCCAAAACCACAGCCAAGCAAGCCTGCAAAGCCGGCAAAAAAGCCAAACAAGCCCACGCAAAAACCGAGCAAACCGGTGCAAAAGCCAAGCAAGCCCACGCAAAAACCGAGTAAACCGGTGCAAAAGCCAAGCAAGCCCGCTTCTCCCTCAGCAACAGCTGCCCACTCTCAGACTCGTCCAGAAAACAAGCCAAACAAGCCGTATAACCACAAGGCCCATGCAGCATCGAGCAAGACGGGCGTTATGGTCATCACTCCGTCCGTATCTGGCCCAGGTGCCCCTGCAGCTCAAGCTCATTCTCCGGCTCAAACGACCGGTTCCGCACGCCGCACAACCGCGACTTCGAACCCTCGTGGCATTTTCGGTCTGACAGTGGCCGGCCCGCAATTGCAGATGCCCAATGATCGGTCACTCGGCAATGGCAACAACGCCTCGAAGAACGCAAGTCCGAAGAAGAGAATACCGGAGGGTTGCGAGCCAATCGCATACCTTCAAGGTTCCGCCTCCCCGGTCATTTACAGGTGCGACACACAAGATACAGCCGCCTCGAGCGCCGTGGCCCAGTCCGACTCGACGGGAGCCGTAGCGATCTGGCTGTATGTTCTGTTGATTGCGATTGCCATTGGCGCGATGGTCTATACCTACGAACGCAGAAACAGCATGACGATTAGTTCGCAACACCGTGCCTACTAA
- the topA gene encoding type I DNA topoisomerase — MATGKKLVIVESPTKAKKIGGYLGKDYTVMASVGHIRDLAQPSQVPASKKAKFGRFGVDVDDGFEPYYIVGPEKKKTVAQLKSALKDASELYLATDEDREGEAIAWHLVQTLKPKVPVHRMVFHEITPSAIKAAVGKTRDVDANMVDAQETRRVLDRLYGYELSPVLWRKVGPGLSAGRVQSVATRLIVERERERMAFVRSPYWDVIAELSAPDAQGENVDFESRMVSLGGSRLANSRDFTSTGALTAAAQKDNVCQLDEAQTKAIAQALEHAPFTVVSMESKPYHRRPVPPFTTSTMQQAAGNRLSMSSRQTMRAAQGLYENGFITYMRTDSVTLSHEAIEAARESVTKHFGKEYLSDKPKQYATKTAGAQEAHECIRPAGSKFHDPSELATKVPPDQLKLYTLIWQRTLASQMADATGFTATVRLSAPAGERGEAIFQASGTVIEFPGFLKASGWPRRSSGSSAGSSAAAKAEDGKATAKAAKSEDNEALPPMKTGEMLNATSVTADGHETQPPARYTEASLVKTLEAKEIGRPSTYASIISTIIDRGYVYERGRALIPSWLAFAVTKLLETNFPKYVDYQFTADMENGLDKIAQGKETSKEWLTRFYFGDGKDAAKSQDEAHEGLQQQVAQLGDIDARAINTIEIGDGLQVRVGRYGPYLEDTKNLDAEGNPKHASIPETMAPDELSVEAGHELIKNNAGGPRVLGKDPATGGTVEVRSGRFGPYVALISPEAEAEMKAEREAKAAAAKAAAAADSTESTDSKGGKTSAKPAKTTKTRAKKSAKSTVPKPKMASLFKTMSPDTVTLDDALKLLSLPREVGKYDETDAKTGETSEAVVTASNGRYGPYLTKKSADGKSETRSLGSEDEIFTVDLEKAKALFAQPKYGRGRGRGAAKPPLRDLGADPENGKNVTIKDGFYGAYITDGETNRTLPKQYTPESIDPATAFQLLAEKRAAGPTKRRGRRKTTTRKTATRKSTKSTTRKTATRKTSSAKKTTTRKTTAKK, encoded by the coding sequence ATGGCGACTGGTAAGAAACTTGTCATCGTGGAGTCTCCGACCAAAGCGAAGAAGATCGGTGGCTACCTCGGCAAGGACTACACGGTCATGGCCTCCGTCGGCCATATCCGCGACCTCGCGCAGCCCAGCCAGGTGCCCGCTTCCAAGAAGGCGAAATTCGGACGCTTCGGAGTTGACGTCGATGACGGCTTCGAGCCGTATTACATTGTTGGGCCCGAGAAAAAGAAAACCGTCGCACAGCTCAAAAGTGCGTTAAAGGATGCCAGCGAGCTTTACCTCGCGACTGATGAGGATCGCGAAGGCGAGGCCATCGCGTGGCACTTGGTGCAGACGCTCAAGCCCAAGGTGCCGGTGCACCGCATGGTCTTCCACGAGATCACCCCGTCCGCCATCAAAGCCGCCGTCGGCAAGACGCGCGACGTTGACGCCAACATGGTCGACGCACAGGAGACTCGGCGTGTGCTCGACAGGCTGTATGGTTATGAGCTTTCGCCGGTGCTTTGGCGCAAGGTCGGCCCGGGGCTTTCGGCGGGCCGTGTGCAGTCCGTGGCCACGCGTCTGATCGTCGAGCGCGAACGGGAACGCATGGCGTTCGTGCGCTCGCCGTATTGGGATGTCATCGCCGAGCTTTCCGCGCCCGACGCACAGGGTGAGAACGTCGATTTCGAATCTCGTATGGTCTCGCTGGGGGGCTCTCGTCTGGCCAATTCCCGAGACTTCACTTCCACCGGCGCATTGACCGCCGCCGCTCAGAAAGACAACGTCTGCCAGCTTGATGAAGCCCAGACCAAGGCGATAGCGCAGGCGCTGGAACATGCGCCGTTCACCGTGGTCTCCATGGAATCCAAGCCGTACCACCGTCGTCCGGTGCCTCCGTTCACCACTTCGACCATGCAGCAGGCCGCCGGCAACCGGCTTTCGATGAGCTCGCGCCAGACCATGCGTGCCGCCCAGGGCCTCTACGAAAACGGCTTTATCACTTACATGCGTACCGATTCGGTGACACTTTCGCACGAGGCCATCGAAGCGGCTCGCGAGTCTGTCACCAAGCATTTTGGCAAGGAATATCTTTCTGACAAGCCCAAGCAGTACGCCACCAAGACCGCAGGCGCACAGGAAGCGCACGAATGCATCCGTCCTGCCGGTTCGAAGTTCCATGACCCGTCTGAACTGGCCACCAAGGTGCCGCCGGATCAGCTCAAGCTCTATACCCTGATTTGGCAGCGTACGCTGGCTTCGCAGATGGCCGATGCCACCGGCTTCACCGCCACCGTGCGGCTTTCTGCGCCTGCCGGGGAGCGTGGAGAAGCCATTTTCCAGGCCTCTGGCACTGTCATCGAATTCCCGGGATTCCTGAAGGCTTCCGGCTGGCCGCGTCGTTCTTCAGGGTCTTCGGCCGGTTCATCTGCAGCGGCGAAGGCAGAGGACGGCAAAGCAACCGCCAAAGCCGCCAAGTCCGAGGACAACGAAGCGCTGCCGCCGATGAAAACCGGCGAAATGCTCAACGCCACGTCGGTCACGGCCGACGGCCACGAAACCCAGCCCCCTGCCCGCTATACCGAGGCTTCGCTGGTCAAGACGCTCGAAGCCAAGGAAATCGGCCGTCCGTCGACCTATGCCAGCATTATTTCCACGATTATCGACCGCGGCTATGTTTACGAACGCGGACGGGCGCTGATTCCGTCCTGGCTCGCCTTCGCCGTAACCAAACTACTTGAAACCAACTTCCCGAAGTATGTGGACTACCAGTTCACCGCCGATATGGAAAACGGGCTTGATAAGATCGCGCAAGGCAAGGAAACCAGCAAGGAATGGCTTACCCGCTTCTACTTCGGCGATGGCAAGGACGCGGCGAAATCACAGGACGAGGCGCATGAGGGCCTGCAGCAGCAGGTCGCGCAGCTCGGCGACATCGACGCGCGCGCCATTAACACCATCGAGATCGGCGATGGGCTGCAGGTGCGCGTCGGTCGCTATGGCCCCTACCTTGAGGATACGAAGAATCTGGATGCCGAAGGCAACCCCAAGCACGCCTCGATTCCCGAGACGATGGCTCCTGACGAGCTGAGTGTCGAGGCCGGCCATGAGCTCATCAAGAACAATGCCGGTGGGCCGCGTGTACTGGGCAAAGACCCGGCGACCGGTGGCACGGTAGAGGTTCGCAGCGGACGGTTCGGGCCGTATGTTGCCTTGATTTCTCCCGAAGCCGAGGCGGAGATGAAGGCCGAGCGCGAGGCCAAGGCCGCTGCGGCGAAGGCTGCGGCCGCCGCCGACTCTACTGAGAGCACGGATAGCAAGGGTGGCAAGACTTCTGCAAAGCCGGCCAAAACCACCAAGACGCGTGCGAAGAAATCCGCCAAATCCACGGTGCCCAAGCCCAAGATGGCATCGCTGTTCAAGACGATGAGCCCCGATACGGTCACGCTTGACGATGCGTTGAAGCTGCTGAGCCTGCCGCGCGAAGTCGGCAAATACGACGAGACCGATGCCAAAACCGGCGAAACAAGCGAGGCTGTCGTCACCGCGAGCAATGGACGTTACGGCCCCTACCTCACCAAGAAAAGTGCGGACGGCAAGTCCGAGACGCGCTCACTCGGCAGCGAGGATGAGATTTTCACGGTCGATCTGGAGAAGGCCAAGGCGTTGTTCGCCCAGCCGAAGTACGGCCGCGGCAGGGGCAGGGGAGCGGCCAAGCCGCCGCTGCGCGACCTCGGTGCGGACCCGGAGAACGGCAAGAACGTGACCATCAAAGATGGTTTCTACGGCGCCTATATCACCGACGGCGAGACCAACCGCACACTTCCCAAGCAGTATACCCCGGAGTCCATCGATCCGGCCACAGCCTTCCAGCTGCTTGCCGAAAAGCGCGCCGCCGGCCCCACCAAGCGTCGCGGCCGTCGTAAGACGACTACGCGCAAGACGGCCACTCGCAAGTCAACGAAGTCCACGACCCGCAAGACCGCAACACGCAAGACGAGCAGTGCCAAGAAGACCACAACGCGCAAGACAACTGCTAAGAAGTAG
- a CDS encoding DUF4160 domain-containing protein gives MTEKFIIKGYEVSFNDHDGGHGVHVHVSQGRNRDIAKFALAKDGDVVLLHNRGNVPPKVLKKIRNDLARRYVFIVAAWDRTFGEHHFDR, from the coding sequence ATGACTGAAAAATTTATCATTAAAGGTTATGAAGTATCGTTCAATGACCATGATGGCGGTCATGGAGTGCACGTGCATGTTTCACAGGGGCGAAACAGGGATATCGCGAAATTCGCACTCGCCAAGGACGGCGATGTTGTATTGCTGCACAACAGGGGAAATGTGCCTCCGAAAGTGCTGAAGAAAATACGAAATGATTTGGCCCGACGATACGTTTTTATTGTCGCCGCTTGGGACAGAACATTCGGCGAACATCATTTCGACCGGTGA
- a CDS encoding DUF4160 domain-containing protein, with amino-acid sequence MTELFRVMGYSVFFSSQDMHHGVHVHVGKGRKRDLGKFILTKDGHASLAHNRGGLSDYEILKIQDAVEERYKKIVDRWSYQFGSDYHFDK; translated from the coding sequence ATGACTGAACTGTTTCGTGTGATGGGTTATTCGGTATTTTTCAGCTCGCAAGATATGCATCATGGTGTTCACGTTCATGTCGGGAAGGGACGGAAACGCGACCTTGGCAAATTTATCCTGACCAAAGACGGTCATGCTTCTCTGGCACATAATCGGGGCGGGCTTTCCGACTATGAGATTTTGAAGATTCAGGATGCAGTCGAGGAGCGTTACAAGAAAATCGTTGATCGTTGGTCATACCAATTTGGCAGCGATTACCATTTCGATAAATAG